In one Musa acuminata AAA Group cultivar baxijiao chromosome BXJ2-5, Cavendish_Baxijiao_AAA, whole genome shotgun sequence genomic region, the following are encoded:
- the LOC103984047 gene encoding probable fructokinase-6, chloroplastic: MAFHAAAPAFPGLASGARLRSNDAASLRMFPTRRPTIVALPTCYPIRRHRGCIKAVSGNSDPLETSDSSLIVCFGEMLIDFVPTVSGLSLAEAPAFKKAPGGAPANVAVGIARLGGSSAFIGKVGDDEFGYLLANILKENNVNSQGMRFDPGARTALAFVTLRSDGEREFMFYRNPSADMLLEVAELDLDIITKAKIFHYGSISLITEPCKSAHIAAAKAAKEAGVLLSYDPNLRLPLWPSAESARDGILSIWDTADIIKISEEEISFLTKGEDPYDDAVVRKLFHPNLKLLLVTEGPNGCRYYSKDFSGRVSGLKVEQVDTTGAGDAFVAGILSQLASDISLLQDEQWLREALKFANACGALTVMERGAIPALPTREAVLSALVNMVA, from the exons ATGGCCTTCCACGCCGCCGCCCCCGCATTCCCCGGCCTCGCATCGGGCGCCCGACTCCGCTCCAACGACGCCGCTTCTCTCAGAATGTTCCCAACCAGACGACCTACCATAGTAGCCTTGCCCACGTGCTACCCGATCCGTCGACACCGAG GTTGTATAAAAGCAGTTTCGGGGAATAGTGATCCTCTAGAGACAAGTGATTCTTCACTTATAGTCTGCTTTGGAGAAATGCTGATTGATTTTGTGCCAACTGTCAGTGGCTTATCATTGGCCGAAGCTCCAGCTTTCAAGAAGGCCCCTGGAGGTGCACCAGCTAATGTTGCTGTCGGAATAGCACGTCTTGGTGGTTCATCAGCATTTATTGGAAAG GTTGGTGATGATGAGTTCGGGTACTTGCTAGCTAACATTTTAAAGGAAAATAATGTGAATAGTCAAGGAATGCGATTTGACCCTGGTGCTCGTACAGCTTTGGCTTTTGTTACATTAAGAAGTGATGGTGAACGTGAATTCATGTTCTACCGAAATCCTAGTGCTGATATGCTTCTTGAAGTAGCAGAACTTGATCTTGACATCATTACGAAG GCAAAGATCTTCCATTATGGATCTATCAGCCTTATCACTGAACCATGCAAGTCTGCACACATTGCTGCAGCTAAAGCTGCTAAAGAAGCTGGAGTGCTTCTGTCATATGATCCCAACCTAAGACTGCCACTTTGGCCATCTGCAGAAAGTgctagagatggtatcttgagcaTATGGGATACTGCTGATATCATCAAG ATAAGTGAAGAAGAAATTTCCTTTTTGACTAAAGGGGAAGATCCCTATGATGATGCTGTTGTAAGGAAACTGTTTCATCCAAATCTTAAATTGCTACTTGTAACTGAAGGTCCCAATGGCTGCAGATATTACTCAAAG GACTTCAGTGGGAGGGTTAGTGGATTGAAAGTTGAACAAGTGGACACTACTGGTGCTGGAGATGCTTTCGTGGCTGGAATATTGTCCCAATTAGCCAGTGATATTTCACTGCTCCAG GACGAACAATGGCTTAGAGAAGCCCTTAAATTTGCAAATGCATGTGGAGCTTTGACTGTGATGGAAAGGGGAGCAATCCCAGCTTTACCAACTCGGGAGGCAGTGCTGAGTGCTTTGGTCAATATGGTTGCTTAA